The following coding sequences lie in one Carbonactinospora thermoautotrophica genomic window:
- a CDS encoding ATP-binding protein — translation MLGRRRPAGARQAPAPEKRPPALNARVIAPRRGWRGPAAGRAAHVETGSVYLGTSVQVAGLFPFMQASGLPAEGVPIGPDLLTHEMVCLDPPGWLGRLTNNPSIWVQGQPGVGKSAIAKRLCLGLVGYGYAMLCPGDVKGEYAGLVRALGGQVVRIGRGLDRINPLDSGPLGRLLPTLPEQRREILLAEVNGRRGELLHALLATAHGLGRRPVAQESAALNAAIRLAAADPATDPTIPDVIKVLREAPGPLLDRLMLRSHDEYLTEVRAIVAALENLCDGPLSGLFDGPTTTPLDLNAPAVSVDLSAILTAGDHVVAAGLLACWAYSYSAVDTARAFGVLARPVVLPLDELWRALRAGPGMVEAFDGITRLNRAKGEISLMITHSLRDLEALPTEEDRAKASGLMERCDTLILAAMPMSELTRISQRKPLTDAERELVASWASPTATGIDGTTQVHPGRGKYLIKIGQRIGVPVRLALTPTELELYHTDPAPRRQVSAS, via the coding sequence ATGCTTGGTCGCCGCAGGCCGGCCGGCGCGCGGCAGGCGCCGGCCCCAGAGAAGCGGCCCCCGGCGCTCAACGCCCGGGTCATCGCGCCCCGGCGCGGGTGGCGCGGGCCCGCGGCCGGCCGGGCCGCGCACGTGGAGACCGGCAGCGTGTACCTGGGCACCAGCGTGCAGGTGGCCGGCCTGTTCCCGTTCATGCAGGCGAGCGGCCTGCCGGCAGAAGGGGTGCCGATCGGGCCGGACCTGTTGACGCACGAGATGGTCTGCCTGGACCCGCCGGGCTGGCTGGGCCGGCTGACCAACAACCCCTCGATCTGGGTGCAGGGCCAGCCCGGCGTGGGCAAGTCCGCGATCGCCAAAAGGCTGTGCCTGGGCCTGGTCGGCTACGGGTACGCGATGCTGTGCCCGGGGGATGTGAAGGGCGAGTACGCGGGCCTGGTCCGCGCGCTCGGCGGGCAGGTGGTGCGCATCGGCCGCGGCCTGGACCGGATCAACCCCCTGGACTCCGGGCCGCTGGGGCGGCTGCTGCCGACCCTGCCCGAGCAGCGGCGGGAGATCCTGCTGGCCGAGGTGAACGGCCGGCGCGGAGAGCTGCTGCACGCGCTGCTGGCCACCGCGCACGGTCTGGGCCGCCGCCCGGTGGCGCAGGAGTCGGCCGCGCTCAACGCCGCGATCCGGCTCGCGGCCGCCGACCCCGCCACCGACCCGACCATCCCCGACGTGATCAAAGTGCTGCGGGAGGCGCCGGGCCCGTTGCTGGACCGGCTGATGCTGCGAAGCCACGACGAGTACCTGACCGAGGTGCGCGCGATCGTCGCCGCGCTGGAGAACCTGTGCGACGGCCCCTTGAGCGGGCTGTTCGACGGGCCGACGACCACCCCGCTGGACCTGAACGCCCCGGCGGTGTCGGTGGACCTGTCGGCGATCCTCACCGCCGGGGACCACGTCGTCGCCGCCGGCCTGCTGGCGTGCTGGGCGTACTCGTACTCGGCCGTCGACACCGCGCGGGCCTTCGGGGTCCTCGCCCGACCGGTCGTGCTGCCGCTGGACGAGCTGTGGCGGGCGCTGCGCGCGGGGCCGGGCATGGTGGAGGCGTTCGACGGGATCACCCGGCTCAACCGCGCCAAGGGCGAGATCTCGCTGATGATCACCCACTCGCTGCGGGACCTGGAGGCGCTGCCGACCGAGGAGGACCGGGCGAAGGCATCAGGGCTGATGGAGCGGTGCGACACCCTCATCCTCGCCGCGATGCCCATGAGCGAGCTCACCCGGATCAGCCAGCGAAAACCGCTGACCGACGCCGAACGCGAGCTCGTCGCCTCCTGGGCCTCACCCACCGCGACCGGCATCGACGGCACCACCCAGGTGCACCCGGGCCGCGGCAAGTACCTGATCAAAATCGGGCAGCGGATCGGCGTGCCGGTCCGGCTCGCCCTCACCCCGACCGAACTGGAGCTGTACCACACCGATCCGGCGCCGCGACGGCAGGTGAGCGCCTCGTGA
- a CDS encoding transglycosylase SLT domain-containing protein encodes MVTTLLAGVGLAVVGEADTAAAYGGIRADVVPAYLIPWYTRAARQCSGITPALLAAQGYQESRFNPRAVSPKGAAGIAQFMPTTWARWGRDDDGNGVSSPFDVGDAIMAQGRLMCALLDKATASGYPGDPIALALAGYNAGWGAVELYRRVPPYPETQNYVAEITRRAREWVTPGGAIAGNGGAFHDGTHRIAIPRANPRSTRAAIAWARQQAGTYGWFRRCLNFTARAYGWQRAGVDYAIDHYYVVPARMRHDGDRNPPPGALLYWRIPGQRAGHVSIYLGDGLIASNDILAKGRIDIVPADLIEKKWGARYVGWTVPYFPHAVR; translated from the coding sequence TTGGTTACCACGCTCCTGGCGGGGGTGGGATTGGCGGTGGTCGGCGAAGCCGACACCGCCGCCGCGTACGGCGGCATCCGCGCCGACGTGGTGCCCGCGTACCTGATCCCCTGGTACACCCGCGCCGCCCGGCAGTGCTCCGGGATCACGCCCGCGCTGCTCGCCGCCCAGGGCTACCAGGAAAGCCGCTTCAACCCGCGGGCGGTCAGCCCCAAGGGCGCGGCCGGCATCGCCCAGTTCATGCCGACGACCTGGGCGAGGTGGGGACGCGACGACGACGGCAACGGCGTCAGCTCGCCGTTCGACGTCGGCGACGCGATCATGGCCCAGGGCCGGCTCATGTGCGCGCTGCTGGACAAGGCCACAGCGTCCGGATACCCCGGCGACCCGATCGCGCTCGCCCTGGCCGGCTACAACGCCGGATGGGGCGCGGTCGAGCTATACCGTCGCGTACCGCCGTACCCGGAGACGCAGAACTACGTCGCCGAGATCACGCGCCGCGCCAGGGAATGGGTCACCCCGGGCGGCGCCATCGCCGGCAACGGCGGCGCCTTCCACGACGGGACGCACCGCATCGCCATCCCGCGCGCCAACCCCAGGTCCACGCGGGCGGCGATCGCGTGGGCCCGCCAGCAGGCCGGCACCTACGGCTGGTTCCGCCGCTGTCTGAACTTCACCGCCCGGGCCTACGGCTGGCAGCGCGCCGGAGTTGACTACGCGATCGACCACTACTACGTCGTGCCCGCGCGCATGCGCCACGACGGCGACCGCAACCCGCCACCCGGGGCGCTGCTGTACTGGCGCATCCCCGGACAGCGCGCCGGCCACGTCTCGATCTACCTCGGCGACGGGCTGATCGCGAGCAACGACATCCTGGCCAAGGGCCGCATCGACATCGTCCCCGCCGACCTGATCGAGAAGAAGTGGGGAGCCCGCTACGTCGGGTGGACCGTCCCGTACTTCCCGCACGCCGTGCGGTAG
- a CDS encoding IS5 family transposase (programmed frameshift) → MRRHELTDAEWELIEPLLPRPATGRPRVDDRRVLNGIIFKIRTGVAWRDLPDRYGPWQTCATRFRRWAADGAFAHLLTQVQARADAAGLLDWLVAIDSTIVRAHQSAAGARERGDPGRDEPDDHALGRSRGGLTTKIHLACDGAGRPLAVVLTGGNRHDCTAFEAVMAAIRVPRLGPGRPRTRPDHLVADKGYSSRKIRTWLRVRGIAHTIPERADQVRHRRARGRRGGRPPAFDRQIYQRRNVIERCFNRLKQFRAVATRYDKTATSYQATVTLACLLLWLRTL, encoded by the exons GTGCGGCGTCATGAGTTGACCGATGCCGAGTGGGAGTTGATCGAGCCGTTGCTGCCGCGGCCGGCCACCGGCCGGCCGCGGGTCGACGACCGGCGGGTGCTCAACGGGATCATCTTCAAGATCCGTACCGGGGTGGCCTGGCGGGACCTGCCCGACCGCTACGGGCCCTGGCAGACCTGTGCGACCCGGTTCCGCCGCTGGGCCGCCGACGGCGCCTTCGCCCACCTGCTCACCCAGGTCCAGGCCCGGGCGGACGCGGCCGGGCTCCTCGACTGGCTGGTGGCCATCGACTCCACCATCGTGCGGGCTCACCAAAGCGCGGCCGGAGCC CGGGAAAGGGGGGATCCTGGCCGGGACGAACCGGACGACCACGCCCTCGGGCGGTCCCGAGGTGGGCTGACCACCAAGATCCACCTGGCCTGTGACGGGGCCGGACGGCCGCTGGCGGTAGTCCTCACCGGCGGCAACCGTCACGACTGCACCGCCTTCGAAGCGGTCATGGCCGCCATCCGGGTGCCTCGGCTCGGGCCGGGACGTCCCCGCACGCGCCCGGACCACCTGGTCGCCGACAAAGGCTACAGCTCACGCAAGATCCGCACCTGGCTGCGGGTCCGCGGCATCGCCCACACCATCCCCGAACGGGCCGACCAGGTCCGTCACCGGCGGGCCCGGGGCCGGCGGGGCGGACGCCCGCCGGCCTTCGACCGGCAGATCTACCAGCGGCGCAACGTCATCGAACGGTGCTTCAACCGGCTCAAACAGTTCCGCGCGGTGGCCACCCGCTATGACAAGACCGCTACCTCCTACCAGGCCACCGTCACCCTGGCCTGCCTACTCCTTTGGCTCCGAACCCTTTGA
- a CDS encoding SCO6880 family protein produces MTATTTEPRTYGGWRRSRSLGIGRLDSRQTVILMTAVLVPLLAAAFGAVRLAFVLAGVALPVLGLALVQRGGVLLMDLALARARWQWAAWRGETSYRGGVFAELPRAWDLPGVLAPTTLLDVEEPGRGRVGVVWNQRTGWMSVTLLLSPAGALLADRATVEQQVAAWGDLLASLADDETVRAAAVTIELVPESGTQLADHVAGRLDPDAPELARRVLGELVAAAPRGAARVNARLTLTVDPAAGGARPRSVPEAAAEALRSLAGLSVTAAGADVLRRASATDLVRMVRCAFDPDAAMAGVSEFDALTWGEAGPVAAEDLWDHYRHDGAYSISWALLEAPRQRVSHDVLLPLLSPGRFPRRVTILYRTLSRDEAGAVLEREVNAAAAREEYRRRTRRDPTARERADAERAARAAAEEAHGAGLVQFSLFVTTTVTRWEDLADARREVEQAAGRSRLKLRIARGGQSAAFAVGLPCGIYPPAA; encoded by the coding sequence GTGACGGCCACGACGACCGAGCCGCGCACCTACGGGGGGTGGCGGCGATCCCGGTCGCTGGGGATCGGCCGCCTGGACTCCCGCCAGACCGTCATCCTCATGACGGCGGTGCTGGTGCCGCTGCTGGCGGCCGCGTTCGGCGCGGTGCGCCTGGCGTTCGTCCTCGCGGGCGTGGCCCTGCCGGTGCTGGGCCTGGCGCTCGTGCAGCGCGGCGGGGTTCTGCTGATGGACCTCGCCCTGGCCCGGGCGCGCTGGCAGTGGGCGGCCTGGCGCGGGGAGACCTCCTACCGGGGCGGAGTGTTCGCGGAGCTGCCGCGGGCCTGGGACCTGCCCGGGGTGCTCGCCCCGACCACGCTGCTGGACGTGGAGGAGCCGGGCCGGGGCCGGGTCGGCGTGGTGTGGAACCAGCGCACCGGCTGGATGTCCGTCACGCTGTTGCTCTCCCCGGCGGGCGCGCTGCTGGCCGACCGGGCCACCGTGGAGCAGCAGGTGGCCGCGTGGGGCGACCTGCTGGCCAGCCTCGCCGACGACGAGACCGTACGCGCGGCCGCTGTCACGATCGAGCTGGTGCCAGAATCCGGGACCCAGCTCGCCGACCACGTCGCGGGTCGCCTCGACCCGGACGCCCCGGAGCTGGCTCGCCGCGTGCTGGGGGAGCTGGTCGCAGCCGCCCCGCGGGGCGCCGCCCGCGTGAACGCGCGGCTCACGCTGACCGTCGACCCCGCCGCCGGCGGCGCGCGGCCGCGCAGCGTCCCGGAGGCCGCCGCCGAGGCCCTGCGCAGCCTGGCGGGCCTGTCGGTGACGGCGGCCGGCGCTGATGTGCTGCGCCGCGCGAGCGCGACGGACCTGGTGCGCATGGTGCGGTGCGCGTTCGACCCGGACGCCGCCATGGCCGGGGTGAGCGAGTTCGACGCGCTCACCTGGGGTGAGGCGGGCCCGGTCGCGGCCGAGGACCTGTGGGACCACTACCGGCACGACGGCGCCTACTCCATCTCGTGGGCGCTGCTGGAGGCGCCCCGCCAGCGGGTCTCCCACGACGTGCTGCTGCCGCTGCTCTCCCCGGGCCGGTTCCCCCGGCGGGTGACGATCCTGTACCGGACGCTGAGCCGCGACGAGGCGGGCGCGGTGCTCGAACGCGAGGTCAACGCCGCGGCCGCCCGGGAGGAGTACCGGCGGCGCACCCGGCGTGACCCCACCGCGCGGGAGCGGGCCGACGCCGAGCGGGCCGCGCGGGCGGCCGCCGAGGAGGCGCACGGGGCGGGGCTGGTGCAGTTCTCCCTGTTCGTCACGACCACCGTGACCCGGTGGGAGGACCTGGCCGACGCGCGCCGGGAGGTGGAGCAGGCCGCCGGCCGCAGCCGGCTCAAGCTGCGCATCGCCCGGGGCGGGCAGTCCGCGGCGTTCGCGGTCGGCCTGCCTTGTGGGATCTACCCGCCGGCGGCGTGA